From a region of the Argiope bruennichi chromosome 8, qqArgBrue1.1, whole genome shotgun sequence genome:
- the LOC129981758 gene encoding beta-secretase 1-like isoform X1: MPIFWIFNFLLSASYCLCQVTYELNIYGEAQHGYFIKVYLGTPPQAINLLLDTGSSNVAVAAVPPNVGDNKFFHFNESKTLNKLDTNVHLQYIVGQWSGFLIEDVLNFGNGTITCTLACMVTINKIFEPHSQFQGLLGLAYRSIALPNSSVQPFFDTLIKDKDVGNIFSLDLCGPYFSNPVQATNCGKFEMGYTSKLSNNRDVVYTPIIKEWYYEIILTDLRVGMKHIPMECWEINKKKSVIDSGTTELYLPKSVYDWTNDEIRKHVQHIISDKFWMNKTAACVPYDKFDISVFPTLTLSFYHSINSSFNLLISPELYLLPYENKSTELICFKHAFAVLDDGVLIGSSILKGFYVVFDRQNKRIGFANSEHFNETSGFPGSVMKPKYTNKNIQMCKKEVKLANSFDLSPLMIVVLFFSVLVTLVLLYMLISWIFRTFLLHTDESSETSSLTALFWKHGNDENDHILLQDLRANEPSFEEIV; this comes from the exons ATGCCCATCTTTTGGATTTTTAACTTTCTGTTGTCTGCATCTTATTGTCTGTGCCAAGTTACTTACGAACTAAATATCTATGGTGAAGCTCAACATGGttatttcattaaagtttatttGGGAACTCCTCCACAAGCAATCAATCTTCTGTTAGATACTGGTAGCAGTAATGTTGCTGTCGCTGCTGTACCTCCAAATGTTGgggataataaattttttcatttcaatgaatctAAAACATTGAATAAACTTGATACTAATGTTCACTTACAATATATTGTTGGTCAGTGGAGTGGTTTCTTAATCGAAGATGTTTTGAATTTCGGAAATGGTACAATAACATGTACTCTAGCTTGTATGGTaaccattaataaaatatttgaacctCATTCACAATTTCAGGGTTTACTTGGATTAGCATACCGATCAATTGCATTGCCAAACTCATCTGTTCAACCCTTTTTTGATACGCTTATCAAAGATAAAGATGTtggtaatatttttagtttagatTTATGTGGGCCATATTTTTCAAACCCAGTACAAGCAACAAATTGTGGAAAATTTGAAATGGGTTATACCTCCAAATTATCCAATAATCGTGATGTTGTTTACACACCTATTATCAAAGAATggtattatgaaataattttaactgatttaaGAGTGGGAATGAAACATATTCCAATGGAATGttgggaaattaataaaaaaaagtctgtgATTGATAGTGGCACAACAGAATTATATTTGCCTAAAAGTGTGTATGACTGGACAAATGATGAAATTCGAAAACATGTACAACATATTATCTCTGATAAATTTTGGATGAACAAAACTGCAGCATGTGTGCCTtatgataaatttgatatatcagTTTTTCCTACTCTCACGTTGTCCTTTTATCATTCCATAAATAGTTCTTTTAATCTCCTTATTTCTcctgaattatatttattaccttatgaaaataaatctacagaacttatttgttttaaacatgctTTTGCTGTATTGGATGATGGAGTTTTAATTGGCTCatcaattttaaaaggattttatgtGGTATTTGATCGACAGAACAAAAGAATTGGATTTGCTAATTCTgaacattttaatgaaacaagTGGTTTTCCTGGATCCGtcatgaaaccaaaatatacgaataaaaatatacaaatgtgtAAAAAAGAAGTGAAACTAGCAAATTCCTTTGATCTTTCACCATTAATGATAgttgttttattcttttctgtatTAGTGACATTGGTGTTACTGTACATGCTTATTTCATGGATTTTTAGAACGTTTTTACTGCATACTGATGAATCGTCAGAAACAAGTAGCTTA ACGGCATTGTTTTGGAAACAtggaaatgatgaaaatgatcATATTCTGCTTCAGGATTTGAGAGCAAATGAACCTTCTTTTGAAGAGATAGTATGA
- the LOC129981758 gene encoding beta-secretase 1-like isoform X2: protein MPIFWIFNFLLSASYCLCQVTYELNIYGEAQHGYFIKVYLGTPPQAINLLLDTGSSNVAVAAVPPNVGDNKFFHFNESKTLNKLDTNVHLQYIVGQWSGFLIEDVLNFGNGTITCTLACMVTINKIFEPHSQFQGLLGLAYRSIALPNSSVQPFFDTLIKDKDVGNIFSLDLCGPYFSNPVQATNCGKFEMGYTSKLSNNRDVVYTPIIKEWYYEIILTDLRVGMKHIPMECWEINKKKSVIDSGTTELYLPKSVYDWTNDEIRKHVQHIISDKFWMNKTAACVPYDKFDISVFPTLTLSFYHSINSSFNLLISPELYLLPYENKSTELICFKHAFAVLDDGVLIGSSILKGFYVVFDRQNKRIGFANSEHFNETSGFPGSVMKPKYTNKNIQMCKKEVKLANSFDLSPLMIVVLFFSVLVTLVLLYMLISWIFRTFLLHTDESSETSSLVDGIVLETWK from the exons ATGCCCATCTTTTGGATTTTTAACTTTCTGTTGTCTGCATCTTATTGTCTGTGCCAAGTTACTTACGAACTAAATATCTATGGTGAAGCTCAACATGGttatttcattaaagtttatttGGGAACTCCTCCACAAGCAATCAATCTTCTGTTAGATACTGGTAGCAGTAATGTTGCTGTCGCTGCTGTACCTCCAAATGTTGgggataataaattttttcatttcaatgaatctAAAACATTGAATAAACTTGATACTAATGTTCACTTACAATATATTGTTGGTCAGTGGAGTGGTTTCTTAATCGAAGATGTTTTGAATTTCGGAAATGGTACAATAACATGTACTCTAGCTTGTATGGTaaccattaataaaatatttgaacctCATTCACAATTTCAGGGTTTACTTGGATTAGCATACCGATCAATTGCATTGCCAAACTCATCTGTTCAACCCTTTTTTGATACGCTTATCAAAGATAAAGATGTtggtaatatttttagtttagatTTATGTGGGCCATATTTTTCAAACCCAGTACAAGCAACAAATTGTGGAAAATTTGAAATGGGTTATACCTCCAAATTATCCAATAATCGTGATGTTGTTTACACACCTATTATCAAAGAATggtattatgaaataattttaactgatttaaGAGTGGGAATGAAACATATTCCAATGGAATGttgggaaattaataaaaaaaagtctgtgATTGATAGTGGCACAACAGAATTATATTTGCCTAAAAGTGTGTATGACTGGACAAATGATGAAATTCGAAAACATGTACAACATATTATCTCTGATAAATTTTGGATGAACAAAACTGCAGCATGTGTGCCTtatgataaatttgatatatcagTTTTTCCTACTCTCACGTTGTCCTTTTATCATTCCATAAATAGTTCTTTTAATCTCCTTATTTCTcctgaattatatttattaccttatgaaaataaatctacagaacttatttgttttaaacatgctTTTGCTGTATTGGATGATGGAGTTTTAATTGGCTCatcaattttaaaaggattttatgtGGTATTTGATCGACAGAACAAAAGAATTGGATTTGCTAATTCTgaacattttaatgaaacaagTGGTTTTCCTGGATCCGtcatgaaaccaaaatatacgaataaaaatatacaaatgtgtAAAAAAGAAGTGAAACTAGCAAATTCCTTTGATCTTTCACCATTAATGATAgttgttttattcttttctgtatTAGTGACATTGGTGTTACTGTACATGCTTATTTCATGGATTTTTAGAACGTTTTTACTGCATACTGATGAATCGTCAGAAACAAGTAGCTTAGTAG ACGGCATTGTTTTGGAAACAtggaaatga